From the genome of Nicotiana sylvestris chromosome 2, ASM39365v2, whole genome shotgun sequence, one region includes:
- the LOC104247921 gene encoding mitogen-activated protein kinase 3: protein MADANMGAGGGQFPDFPSVLTHGGQYVQYDIFGNFFEITTKYRPPIMPIGRGAYGIVCSVLNTELNEMVAVKKIANAFDNYMDAKRTLREIKLLRHLDHENVIGLRDVIPPPLRREFSDVYIATELMDTDLHQIIRSNQGLSEDHCQYFMYQLLRGLKYIHSANVLHRDLKPSNLLLNANCDLKICDFGLARPNIENENMTEYVVTRWYRAPELLLNSSDYTAAIDVWSVGCIFMELMNRKPLFAGKDHVHQIRLLTEFLGTPTEADLGFLQNEDAKRYIRQLPQHPRQQLAEVFPHVNPLAIDLVDKMLTLDPTRRITVEEALDHPYLAKLHDAGDEPICPVPFSFDFEQQGIGEEQIKDMIYQEALSLNPEYA, encoded by the exons ATGGCTGATGCAAATATGGGTGCCGGTGGAGGTCAATTCCCTGATTTTCCTTCGGTTTTAACTCACGGCGGACAATATGTACAGTatgatatttttggtaatttCTTTGAGATCACTACCAAGTATCGTCCTCCTATTATGCCTATTGGTCGTGGTGCTTATGGAATTGTCTG CTCGGTGTTGAATACGGAGCTGAATGAGATGGTTGCAGTTAAGAAAATCGCGAATGCGTTTGATAATTACATGGATGCTAAGAGGACTCTCCGTGAGATTAAGCTCCTCCGCCATTTAGACCATGAAAAT GTAATTGGTTTAAGAGACGTGATTCCTCCACCCTTACGAAGGGAGTTTTCTGATGTTTACATTGCTACTGAACTCATGGATACTGATCTTCACCAAATAATTAGATCCAACCAAGGTTTATCAGAGGATCACTGTCAG TACTTCATGTATCAGCTCCTCCGTGGCCTAAAATACATACATTCCGCGAATGTTCTTCATAGAGATCTCAAACCGAGCAACCTTTTGCTAAATGCAAATTGTGATCTTAAGATATGTGACTTTGGTCTTGCTAGGCCAAACATAGAGAACGAGAATATGACGGAATATGTTGTAACCAGATGGTACAGGGCACCAGAGCTTTTGTTGAACTCTTCAGATTACACTGCTGCTATAGATGTTTGGTCTGTCGGTTGCATCTTCATGGAACTTATGAATAGAAAACCTTTGTTTGCTGGAAAAGATCATGTACATCAAATACGCTTGTTAACCGAG TTTCTTGGCACCCCAACAGAAGCTGATCTTGGCTTCCTCCAAAATGAAGATGCAAAGAGATACATCAGGCAACTCCCACAACATCCTCGCCAGCAGTTAGCAGAAGTTTTCCCTCATGTGAACCCATTGGCTATTGATCTTGTCGATAAAATGTTGACACTCGATCCTACTAGAAGAATTACAG TTGAGGAAGCATTAGATCATCCCTACCTTGCAAAGCTCCACGATGCAGGTGACGAACCGATCTGCCCTGTTCCATTCTCCTTCGACTTTGAGCAACAAGGAATAGGAGAAGAGCAAATTAAGGACATGATATATCAGGAAGCTTTGTCACTGAATCCTGAATATGCTTAA